A region from the Falco rusticolus isolate bFalRus1 chromosome 4, bFalRus1.pri, whole genome shotgun sequence genome encodes:
- the NDUFA13 gene encoding NADH dehydrogenase [ubiquinone] 1 alpha subcomplex subunit 13, whose protein sequence is MAAPKVKQDMAPPGGYGPIDYKRHLPRRGLSGYSLFALGIGSLLLGYYTLIKWNRERRRLLIEDLEARIALMPLLQAESDRRTLRMLRQNLDEEAKIMKDVPGWKVGESLYHTDRWVPPTLEELYYLRPTSEVENEKFGLQYYV, encoded by the exons ATGGCGGCGCCGAAGGTGAAGCAGGACATGGCCCCGCCGGGCGGGTACGGGCCCATCGACTACAAGCGGCACCTGCCGCGCCGCGGGCTCTCAG GGTACAGCCTCTTCGCGCTCGGCATCGGCAGCCTCCTGCTGGGCTACTACACGCTCATCAAGTGGAACCGGGAGCGCAG GCGGCTGCTGATCGAGGACCTGGAGGCACGGATTGCCCTGATGccgctgctgcaggcagagtcAGACCGCAG GACCCTCCGGATGCTGCGGCAGAACCTGGATGAGGAGGCCAAAATCATGAAGGATGTTCCTGGCTGGAAG gtggGCGAATCCCTGTACCACACCGACCGCTGGGTGCCCCCCACGCTGGAGGAGCTCTACTACCTGCGCCCCACCAGCGAGGTGGAGAACGAGAAGTTCGGGCTGCAGTACTATGTCTGA